A genome region from Eretmochelys imbricata isolate rEreImb1 chromosome 8, rEreImb1.hap1, whole genome shotgun sequence includes the following:
- the SLC35A4 gene encoding putative UDP-sugar transporter protein SLC35A4 has product MGIITANGSAAGSLLSPATRGLKRVLWALMLVMSVTVYGSHAPLLTLCKVDGKIPFSASSVVVLTELTKLVLSFISLLIWDWRQLGVSLSWRHAAPFGLSALLYAANNNLVVHMQLFMDPSTYQVLSNLKIGSTALLYSMFLHQRLSLHKWLALFLLTAAGVSYTYGGLHDLQHSSSSSEMQLHLTLIGLLLISVYSLISGLSAVYTEVILKTQDLPLTLQNLFLYFFGVLLNLIAHLLSSNGAGFLDGFSLWVLVIVVSQALNGLIMSVVMKHSSNITRLFVISCSMLVNALLSILLFSLQLTAFFFLAVLLIGLAVHLYYGVK; this is encoded by the coding sequence ATGGGAATAATTACTGCGAATGGTAGTGCTGCTGGCTCACTGCTCAGCCCTGCCACCAGGGGGCTCAAGAGAGTGCTGTGGGCACTGATGCTAGTCATGTCTGTTACTGTCTATGGCTCTCATGCTCCCCTCCTGACTCTGTGTAAAGTGGATGGAAAGATCCCATTCAGCGCCTCATCTGTTGTGGTTCTTACTGAGCTGACCAAGCTGGTGCTCTCCTTCATTTCCCTGCTGATCTGGGACTGGAGGCAGCTGGGAGTCTCACTGTCATGGCGCCATGCTGCCCCCTTTGGCCTATCTGCGCTGCTATATGCTGCCAACAATAACCTGGTGGTTCACATGCAGCTGTTCATGGATCCTAGCACCTACCAGGTCCTGAGTAACCTGAAGATTGGCAGTACTGCTCTCCTGTACAGCATGTTCCTGCACCAAAGACTCTCTCTACACAAGTGGCTGGCCCTCTTCCTGCTAACAGCTGCTGGGGTGAGCTACACCTATGGGGGCCTCCATGACCTGCAgcactcctccagctcctctgaGATGCAGCTGCACCTCACCCTGATTGGCTTGCTGCTCATCTCTGTGTACTCCCTGATATCAGGCCTGTCTGCTGTCTATACCGAAGTCATCCTGAAAACCCAAGATCTGCCACTTACCCTCCAGAAcctgtttctttacttctttgGAGTCCTGCTGAACTTGATTGCCCATCTCTTGAGCAGCAATGGGGCTGGATTCCTGGATGGCTTCTCTTTATGGGTGCTGGTAATTGTGGTGAGCCAGGCCCTGAATGGCTTGATAATGTCTGTTGTCATGAAGCACAGCAGTAACATCACCAGGCTCTTTGTTATCTCCTGCTCCATGCTTGTTAACGCCCTCCTATCTATCCTGCTCTTCAGCCTGCAGCTCACTGCCTTTTTCTTCCTTGCTGTCCTGCTGATCGGCTTGGCTGTTCACTTGTATTATGGAGTCAAATAG
- the LOC144268712 gene encoding SLC35A4 upstream microprotein, whose translation MADDKDPRPKLKDLAFLKSQLENLQQRVEDEVQAGVGQDGSLLASPFLKGFLAGYIVAKLRSSAVLGFVFGTCTGIYAAQAYAVPNVEKTIRDYVSSLRKGPD comes from the exons ATGGCGGATGATAAG GACCCACGGCCAAAGCTGAAGGATCTTGCTTTTTTGAAGTCTCAGTTGGAAAACTTACAGCAGCGAGTGGAAGATGAGGTGCAGGCTGGAGTGGGCCAG GATGGTTCTTTGCTGGCATCTCCGTTTCTCAAAGGGTTTCTGGCAGGTTACATTGTAGCCAAACTCCGATCTTCTGCAGTCCTAGGATTTGTGTTTGGGACCTGCACTGGAATATATGCAGCTCAGGCCTATGCAGTTCCCAATGTTGAAAAGACAATCCGAGACTATGTCAGCTCACTGAGGAAAGGACCAGACTAG